GGCCAGACAACAAAATGCTGCCATATTTTAGCGTTACTGGCAGATTGCCCAGCGAGTAGACCTGCGGCCCCCACACCCCCAACGAGATAAACAGGCCAACCATCAGGCCATTTAAAACGGCCAGTCTATCGTTCACCGGCCGAACAGATTCACCGTCGGACAACAACCCCGCGCCCCCTTTTCCCCGATCGTTTATTTGGAGCGACGCCATCGCCTGACCCCTCCGACAACCGCCACCGCGCCCAGCAGAAGCCCGCCGCCAAACAGCCAGGGTATCACTGTTTTATTGGCAGGTGTGGTGGGAGAAACGGCCGTAGACATTGGCGTTACCGTCGCCGCAGCAATTGGCGGATGTTCCTCCGGCCGTAAACGCATCTGCAACACAGTACGCTCTGTCAGCGGTGTACCATCCCAAATTCCCCGTTTATGGGCCAAAAAAGCCGTCAGCGCCAGATACTCTTCATCGGTCAGCCGTCCCGGCATTTCCAGCGGCATCGCCCCCCGTGTGTAATAATACACTTCGCCCAACGTATCAAAGCGCGTCAGACCATCTTCGCCCACCAGCGGTGGAACCACAGTCGGAATCAAAAAACCATGCGGTTCCGGCGGATTGCTGCCATGGCAGCCCGAATTCCAACAATACTGCTCTTCCTCCGGGTATTGCTCGCGCCACTCATCCGTAAGCCCTTGCCCCACATCGCCATGACAGGGTAAGCAATATAACCAATACAAATACGCCCCTTCGTCCGCCTGCGTCGGGTTTTCCACCGTTGGCGGCGCCGCCAGCCGGTCCACTGTCGGCGTCGGTTGTACAACAAAAGGGGTGGGAGTCGCGGTTGCCATACGGATCGGCGTCGCCGATGGTGGCGGCAAAGCATGAACTGCCGGAAATGGCGCAGCCAACCCCATCGCCGCCGCCATGAACAGCATGATCGGCCCAATGAACAATAACAATTTACGTATCATCACAATCCACAAAAATAAAAGCGGGCCACCTGAAGCAGCCCGCCTGTTTTATAACCATGCCAACGCTTGAACGAACGTAACAATTCACCACGTAGGGCACAGAGATTAAACCTGTAAAGCCTCCGTGTCTCCGCGGTGCAATCCCACATGGGCTGTATAGATACGAACGAACAAGCTGTTTCGCTGCCCAGTTTTGGCGTACTCC
The DNA window shown above is from Candidatus Leptovillus gracilis and carries:
- a CDS encoding c-type cytochrome, translating into MIRKLLLFIGPIMLFMAAAMGLAAPFPAVHALPPPSATPIRMATATPTPFVVQPTPTVDRLAAPPTVENPTQADEGAYLYWLYCLPCHGDVGQGLTDEWREQYPEEEQYCWNSGCHGSNPPEPHGFLIPTVVPPLVGEDGLTRFDTLGEVYYYTRGAMPLEMPGRLTDEEYLALTAFLAHKRGIWDGTPLTERTVLQMRLRPEEHPPIAAATVTPMSTAVSPTTPANKTVIPWLFGGGLLLGAVAVVGGVRRWRRSK